A single region of the Variovorax paradoxus genome encodes:
- a CDS encoding DUF411 domain-containing protein: MQRRTLLLRAAPVLALASTTAWPLAALAAAPMVEIWKDPNCGCCQDWVKHLNANGFATRVHDNGNDAARTRLGIPAKLGSCHTGLVGGYALEGHVPAREVHRLLREKPKAVGLAVPGMPVGSPGMDGAAYGDRRDPYDVLLVLADGGSRVYQSYR, from the coding sequence ATGCAAAGACGAACCCTTCTTTTGCGCGCCGCGCCCGTGCTGGCGCTCGCATCGACGACGGCATGGCCGCTGGCCGCATTGGCCGCCGCTCCGATGGTCGAGATCTGGAAAGACCCGAACTGCGGCTGCTGCCAGGATTGGGTGAAGCACCTCAATGCGAACGGCTTCGCAACCCGCGTGCACGACAACGGCAACGATGCCGCACGCACACGGCTAGGCATCCCGGCCAAGCTGGGCTCGTGCCACACCGGCCTGGTCGGCGGCTATGCGCTCGAAGGCCATGTGCCCGCGCGCGAGGTGCACAGGCTGTTGCGCGAAAAGCCGAAAGCGGTCGGCCTTGCCGTGCCTGGCATGCCGGTAGGCTCCCCCGGCATGGACGGCGCCGCCTACGGGGACAGGCGCGATCCCTACGACGTTCTGCTGGTCCTCGCCGATGGCGGCAGCCGCGTCTACCAAAGCTATCGCTGA
- a CDS encoding NAD(P)/FAD-dependent oxidoreductase has translation MTVARSFSAGGAVRHVVVIGAGAVGCASAIEALRAGLRVTVVEPGEPGGPHATSYGNAGWLSSHSVVPPALPGAWRKVPGWLADPLGPLALRWRYLPHALPWLLRYLASGWTEARVQRTADALRTLLVDAPALHARLAAEAGVPQLIEQRGLLHAYRSREEFEGDSLGWRVRGRTGVQWEEWLEPQLRQREPDLDARYTLGIFVPEAGHCRNPSAYVAALAQHALSAGAQRAATRATGFRIEGGRLRAVLTEAGEIACDAAAICAGARSGPLAAAAGSPVPLESERGYHVIVEGAAVGPRTPTMAADGKLIAHWMDGGLRAAGQVEIGGLDAAPDWRRAEILHRHLQSMFPALGDQPVESTSVKHWLGHRPSLPDGLPCIGASKASTDVVLAFGHGHVGLCGSARTGKLAAQLLAGTTPETPLAPFDPGRFS, from the coding sequence ATGACAGTTGCAAGAAGTTTCTCCGCGGGCGGCGCTGTGCGCCACGTGGTCGTGATCGGAGCGGGTGCCGTGGGCTGCGCAAGCGCCATCGAGGCACTGCGCGCGGGCCTGCGCGTGACGGTGGTGGAGCCCGGCGAGCCCGGTGGCCCGCACGCGACGAGCTACGGCAATGCGGGCTGGTTGTCCTCGCATTCGGTGGTGCCGCCTGCGCTGCCGGGTGCATGGCGCAAGGTGCCGGGCTGGCTGGCCGATCCGCTCGGCCCGCTGGCGCTGCGTTGGCGCTACCTGCCGCACGCGTTGCCGTGGCTGCTGCGCTACCTGGCTTCGGGCTGGACCGAGGCGCGCGTGCAGCGCACCGCCGACGCACTGCGCACGCTGCTCGTCGATGCGCCGGCGCTGCATGCCCGGCTCGCCGCCGAGGCGGGCGTGCCACAACTCATCGAGCAGCGCGGACTGCTGCATGCCTACCGTTCGCGCGAAGAGTTCGAGGGCGATTCGCTCGGCTGGCGTGTGCGCGGGCGCACCGGCGTGCAATGGGAAGAATGGCTTGAGCCGCAACTGCGGCAGCGAGAGCCGGACCTCGACGCGCGCTACACGCTCGGCATCTTCGTGCCCGAGGCCGGGCATTGCCGCAACCCGAGTGCCTACGTGGCTGCGCTGGCGCAGCATGCACTCAGCGCCGGTGCGCAGCGCGCGGCAACGCGCGCCACGGGCTTTCGCATCGAAGGCGGCCGGCTGCGCGCGGTGCTGACGGAAGCCGGCGAAATCGCCTGCGATGCCGCGGCCATCTGCGCCGGCGCGCGTTCGGGCCCGCTCGCTGCGGCGGCCGGTTCCCCGGTGCCTCTGGAATCGGAGCGCGGCTATCACGTCATCGTAGAAGGAGCCGCGGTGGGGCCGCGCACGCCGACCATGGCGGCCGACGGCAAGCTCATCGCGCACTGGATGGACGGCGGGCTGCGCGCTGCGGGGCAGGTCGAGATCGGCGGGCTCGATGCCGCGCCCGATTGGCGCCGCGCCGAGATCCTGCACCGGCATCTGCAATCGATGTTCCCCGCGCTCGGCGATCAGCCAGTGGAATCAACTTCGGTGAAGCACTGGCTCGGCCACAGGCCCAGCCTGCCCGATGGCCTGCCATGCATCGGCGCCTCGAAGGCCAGCACGGATGTGGTGCTGGCTTTCGGGCATGGGCACGTCGGCCTGTGCGGGTCTGCGCGTACCGGCAAGCTCGCGGCGCAGTTGCTTGCGGGCACAACGCCCGAGACCCCTCTCGCCCCATTTGACCCCGGCCGCTTCAGCTGA